TTTCCTGAAACATCGGGAATTGGAATAAAACCCGTATCAAGTGAAGGTTCAAAAAGATTAGTAAATGCAGCTATAGAATATGCTCTTAACGAAAACCGTAAATCTGTAACTTTTGTTCACAAAGGCAACATCATGAAATTTACAGAAGGTGCATTTAAAAGCTGGGGATACGAAACAGCTACTACTAATTATAGAAACAAAGTAGTTACTCAAAGGGAAAGCTGGATAATCGCAAACAAAGATGCAAATCCAAATTTGTCAAATGAAGAAAATGCAAAAATGACAGATCCGGGCTATGACTTGATGACCAAAGATCAGAAGAAAGAAAAAGTTGAAGAAGTTGAAAAAGTAATGGAACTAATGCCTACACACGGCAATGGTAAATGGAAAGAAATGTTACTGATAAAAGATACTATTGCAGATATCACTCTACAACAAGTTCTTTCAAGAGCAAAAGAATTTGATGTTATTGCAACATTAAATCTCAACGGAGATTATCTTTCTGATGCACTTGCAGCACAAGTTGGAGGAATTGGTATTGCTCCCGGAGCAAACATCAATTACAAAACAGGTCATGCTATTTTTGAAGCAACTCACGGTACTGCTCCAAAATACGCAAACCTTGACAAGGTAAATCCCGGTTCTTTAATTATTTCAGGAGCAATGATGTTCAAATATATGGAATGGAATGAAGTTCATGACATGATTTGGAACTCTTTGGAAAAAACAATTTCTCAGAAAAAAGTTACTTACGATTTCCATAGATTAATGGAAGGAGCTGAATTACATAAATGTTCAGAATTTGCTGATGCAATGATAGCAAACATGTAAGAATCATCTTACAATTATTTCTAAACCCCTCCTTGCTACCTGCATTGAGGGGTTTTTTATGCAAGGTTGTTTAATATTGAAACAATTAAAAATGTATTTCCAAATCCTGCAAAAGATTTTGTGAA
The nucleotide sequence above comes from Bacteroidota bacterium. Encoded proteins:
- the icd gene encoding NADP-dependent isocitrate dehydrogenase, which encodes MTFAKYKKTQKFNKTKRIMETTKTQMIDGKLQVPLNPTIPFIEGDGTGPDIWRASQKVFDAAVEKAYNGKRKITWKEVYAGENSFNRTGEWLPEETVNDFKKYLISIKGPLTTPIGGGIRSLNVALRQALDLYVCLRPVKYVEGVPSPVKKPQDVDMVIFRENTEDIYAGIEWENGSKEVKKVIDFLQNEMGVTNIKFPETSGIGIKPVSSEGSKRLVNAAIEYALNENRKSVTFVHKGNIMKFTEGAFKSWGYETATTNYRNKVVTQRESWIIANKDANPNLSNEENAKMTDPGYDLMTKDQKKEKVEEVEKVMELMPTHGNGKWKEMLLIKDTIADITLQQVLSRAKEFDVIATLNLNGDYLSDALAAQVGGIGIAPGANINYKTGHAIFEATHGTAPKYANLDKVNPGSLIISGAMMFKYMEWNEVHDMIWNSLEKTISQKKVTYDFHRLMEGAELHKCSEFADAMIANM